A single Bufo bufo chromosome 6, aBufBuf1.1, whole genome shotgun sequence DNA region contains:
- the LOC121004907 gene encoding glutathione S-transferase P 1 produces MPEYTIIYFNARGRCEAMRMLMADQGAQWKEEVVTSDDWQKGDLKKAAVYGQLPGFKDGDFTLYQSNAMLRLLARNHDLYGKNPREASLIDMVNDGVEDLRLKYLKMIYQNYENGKDDYVKALPTDLGHFERLLASNNEGKGFVVGAHISFADYNLVDLLHNHLVLAPDCLSGFPLLCAYVKRISSRPKLEAYLSSDAHKKRPINGNGKQ; encoded by the exons A TGCCTGAATACACCATCATTTATTTTAATGCCAGAG GTCGTTGTGAAGCTATGCGAATGCTCATGGCTGACCAGGGAGCTCAATGGAAGGAGGAAGTCGTAACGTCTGATGACTGGCAGAAGGGGGATCTGAAGAAAGCTGCG GTGTATGGCCAACTTCCAGGATTTAAAGATGGAGACTTCACTCTGTATCAGTCCAATGCCATGTTGCGCCTTCTTGCCAGGAATCATG ATCTGTATGGGAAAAATCCTCGTGAGGCAAGCCTCATAGACATGGTTAATGACGGAGTGGAAGATCTTCGGCTTAAGTATTTGAAGATGATCTATCAGAACTAT GAGAATGGAAAAGATGATTACGTTAaggctctgcccactgatctTGGTCACTTTGAACGTCTGCTTGCCTCTAATAATGAGGGGAAGGGGTTTGTGGTAGGAGCTCAT ATTTCCTTTGCCGATTACAACCTGGTGGATCTTCTGCACAACCATCTTGTTCTGGCACCAGACTGCCTTTCAGGCTTCCCACTCCTCTGTGCCTATGTCAAACGCATTAGTAGCCGTCCCAAGCTTGAAGCATATCTCTCCAGTGATGCCCACAAGAAGAGACCAATCAATGGCAATGGCAAGCAGTGA